AGCGCCTCGCGGGCCATCGCCGCGGTCGCCCCGGTGTCGGTCATCAGCAGCGGGACGGCCCGGCAGCTGATGCCGGCCGCCTCGACGGCGGCCACCGACGCCGCGTCGGCGGTGTCGACCAGCCAGCCGTCGATCAGGCCCTCGCCGGCCCGGGCGCCGTAGTGCAGCGCCACCGCCTCGGCGGTGGCCTCCACGCCGACGGCCGCGAGCACCTTGTCGGCCATCCCGCGCACCGGCGCCCCGCCGATGATCGGGGAGAGCCCGACCACCGGGGCGGCCGCCGCGCGGACGGCCTCCCGGATCCCGGGCACGGCCAGCACGGTGCCGATGCTCACGACCGGGTTGGAGGGCGGGAGGAGGATCACGTCGGCGGCCGCGAGGGCCTCCAGCACGCCGGGCGCGGGCTTCGCGGTGTCGGCGCCGACCGGGACGATCGCCTCGGCGGCGACGGCGGCGTGCAGCCTGACCCAGTACTCCTGGAAGTGCACCACCCGG
The sequence above is a segment of the Kitasatospora sp. NBC_00240 genome. Coding sequences within it:
- the cofD gene encoding 2-phospho-L-lactate transferase gives rise to the protein MRIVALAGGIGGARFLRGLKEIVSPADEITVIGNTGDDIHLFGLKVCPDLDTLMYTLGGGIHEEQGWGRADETWSIKTEMKAYGVGPEWFGLGDRDFATHIVRTQMLGAGYPLSAVTEALCDRWQPGVRLLPMSDDRVETHVRITDEQGPRVVHFQEYWVRLHAAVAAEAIVPVGADTAKPAPGVLEALAAADVILLPPSNPVVSIGTVLAVPGIREAVRAAAAPVVGLSPIIGGAPVRGMADKVLAAVGVEATAEAVALHYGARAGEGLIDGWLVDTADAASVAAVEAAGISCRAVPLLMTDTGATAAMAREALALAESVRR